The Chryseobacterium sp. JV274 sequence ATTAATCCAAATTTACGGAAATTATATTATTTAAACGGGCTGCGGTGAATTTTATTATTCTTTAACAGTTGACATTTTGAAATTTTTTCTGTTCTAATTTTAGCAATAAAAAGGAGTATTCATTATCATAAACCGGCATTGTAAAGCTTAACGCAATGGTGCAAATGGTTTTAATCAGGAACGCTTCTAAGGCGCAAGGATTTTATCTTTGATGAAATTTCAACGGTAACTTTGTCATTTTGAAAGAATCTATATTATGCTTAGTATCTGAAAACATACTGTGCCGAGACTTCTACGGAGTGACAAGGATTATGGATAGACCAAATATCGAATCATAAGAAAATATACAATACAATTCAATTCAATAGGAATGGGTTATAATCCTGAGCGTAGACGAAGGAAGCCCCCTTTTACATTCAAATGGCTTTAGCCAAACCCTAACAACATTCTTAAAACAAAAAAACGGACTTTAAAAAGTCCGTTTCTATTATATTGTGAAATATATATTTTCAAGTATTAAGATCTCAATTCGGCATTGAATTCTTTCTGGAAAGCTTTGATCAGAGAATCCATTACTTCTGTGATTTCCTTTTCTTCCAATGTTTTTTCTTCGTTTAACAGCTCGAAGCTCATTGCATAAGACTTCTTACCTTCAGGAAGATTCTTACCTTCATACACATCGAATAGATTAACACTCTTAATGAATGGAGATTTATTCTTTTTAGCAGTCTGATATAAATCCTGATAGTTTACATTTTTATCAATCAATAAAGCTAGGTCTCTTCTGATTTTGTTGAATTTCGGAATGTCTTTAAATTTCAATTCGTTTTTAGAACGCAGTTCCTGAGCATATTCCAGTTCAATTTCTGCATAGAAACAATCCTGATCAATATCAAAGTCTTTTAACAAAGCTGGTGCCACTTTTCCGATTCTTACCAAAGCTTTGCCATCCACTTCATATACCAATGCATCAGAGAATCTCTCATCAGACAAAGCACCTTCTTTATAATCTACAGCAAGTCTTTCCAATAAAACTTTTACATAAGCCTTAAGGTTATAGAAACTTACAGCAGACTTAGGCTGAAGCCAGTTTTCTGCAACATCTCTTCCGGAAACCAACAAAGCCAATTGTTTTCTTTCTTCGTATTTATCTTTTTTGTGATAAATTTTTCCTAATTCGAAGAATTTGATATCTTGATTCTTTCTGTTGATATTGTATACTGTATTCTGAAGAAGTCCTTCCAATAAAGACTTTCTCATGAATGCTAAATCCCCGCTTAAAGGATTTAACAGTTTTACGGCATCAGTTTCATCTTTTACAGAAGTCAATGAGTTATTCATTACTTCATTGAAACCAATGCTTTGTAAAGATCTTGCCCAGTTATTTTCCAGTTCATCCTGATCGTTAGTACTAAGCTTAACTGGCGTAAATGAAAACTTCTGTGGAGCATCAATTTTATTGTATCCGTAGATTCTTAAGATTTCTTCAATGACATCAATTTCTCTTGTCACATCTGCTCTGTAAGCAGGAACAGAGATTTCAAAACCGTTAGGAATTTCATTTAAAACCTGAATTTCCAGTGCTTTCAAGATTTCCTTTACTTTTTCTCTGTGAATTTTTGTTCCTAAAATCTGCTCAATTTTAGAGAATCTAATAATCACATAGTTATCTTCTATTTTCTTAGGATATTCTTCCAACAGGTCTCCTACCAATTTTCCTTCAGCTATTTCCTGAATCATTTTAATAGCATGAGTAATTGCCGTTCTTGTAAGGTTCGGGTCTACTCCTCTTTCAAATCTGAAAGAAGCATCTGTATTCAGGCTATGGGCTTTTGCTCCTTTTCTTACTGCAATCGGATTGAAATAAGCACTTTCAAGGAATATGGTTTTTGTAGTTTCCGATACTCCGGAATTTTCACCACCGAATACTCCGGCGATACACATTGGATTATCTTTACCGTCTTTGATCATGATTTCAGAACCATTCAATGTTCTTTCAACCCCGTCTAAAGTGGTAAATTTCGTTCCCGGTTTTACGACACCTACTTTCACTTTCTTGTCTGCAATTTTATCTGCATCAAATGCGTGAAGCGGCTGTCCGTACCCATGAAGAATATAGTTGGTAATATCTACAACGTTGTTAATCGGGCTTAGCCCGATCGCTTTTAGTCTGTCTTTTAACCAAGATGGAGATTCTGCTACTTTTACGTCTTCAATAACGGCTCCAATGTATCTTGGACACAATTCAGCATCTTCAATTTCCAGTTTGAAATCATGAGTTCCCTCATTATTCAAAACTTCGGAAGCTACTTTATTGAATTGAGACTTCAGTTGGTTTGTAGAAAGATAGGCATGTAAATCTCTTGCAACCCCATAGTGAGACATAGCATCTGTTCTGTTTGGAGTTAACCCAATTTCAAACACCTCATCATTAGTTAGCTCAAAATAGTCAGCGAAGTTTTTACCTACTTCATATTTGGTTTCATCCAGCACCATAATTCCTCCGTGATCATCGCTCAGACCTAATTCATCTTCTGCACAGATCATTCCCTGAGAAACCTCACTTCTGATTTTTGCTTCTTTAATTTCAAAAAAGTTTCCGGTTTTGTCATAGATTTTTGTTCCGACAACGGCTACAGGAACGGTTTGCCCTGCTTCCACGTTAGGAGCTCCGCAAACAATATTCAATATTTTTCCGTTTCCTACGTCTACTGTTGTCTTCTTCAGTTTGTCAGCATTCGGATGCTTTTCGCAGGTTAATACTTTACCTACAACAATTCCTTCAAGGCTGCCTCTTACGCTTTCAAATTTATCTATCCCTTCAACCTCAAGACCTAT is a genomic window containing:
- the pheT gene encoding phenylalanine--tRNA ligase subunit beta codes for the protein MKISNNWLKDFVKTESKTERIGEFLTDIGLEVEGIDKFESVRGSLEGIVVGKVLTCEKHPNADKLKKTTVDVGNGKILNIVCGAPNVEAGQTVPVAVVGTKIYDKTGNFFEIKEAKIRSEVSQGMICAEDELGLSDDHGGIMVLDETKYEVGKNFADYFELTNDEVFEIGLTPNRTDAMSHYGVARDLHAYLSTNQLKSQFNKVASEVLNNEGTHDFKLEIEDAELCPRYIGAVIEDVKVAESPSWLKDRLKAIGLSPINNVVDITNYILHGYGQPLHAFDADKIADKKVKVGVVKPGTKFTTLDGVERTLNGSEIMIKDGKDNPMCIAGVFGGENSGVSETTKTIFLESAYFNPIAVRKGAKAHSLNTDASFRFERGVDPNLTRTAITHAIKMIQEIAEGKLVGDLLEEYPKKIEDNYVIIRFSKIEQILGTKIHREKVKEILKALEIQVLNEIPNGFEISVPAYRADVTREIDVIEEILRIYGYNKIDAPQKFSFTPVKLSTNDQDELENNWARSLQSIGFNEVMNNSLTSVKDETDAVKLLNPLSGDLAFMRKSLLEGLLQNTVYNINRKNQDIKFFELGKIYHKKDKYEERKQLALLVSGRDVAENWLQPKSAVSFYNLKAYVKVLLERLAVDYKEGALSDERFSDALVYEVDGKALVRIGKVAPALLKDFDIDQDCFYAEIELEYAQELRSKNELKFKDIPKFNKIRRDLALLIDKNVNYQDLYQTAKKNKSPFIKSVNLFDVYEGKNLPEGKKSYAMSFELLNEEKTLEEKEITEVMDSLIKAFQKEFNAELRS